In one window of uncultured Acetobacteroides sp. DNA:
- a CDS encoding TIM-barrel domain-containing protein, giving the protein MRRLIFSLAVLLPVVTLGFQGTKSSDGVTVMLKKKGEHGVRQIRLKVYADNIIRVTATPDAAFNATPSLIVDESARATAPFSVKEDKASVLLQTAKLTASVAKATGAVTFFDAKGKVLLQEKVGGEKSFAPITVENTNGYTIRQVFESPADEAFYGLGQHQSDEFNYKGKNETLFQYNTKVSNPVVQSNKGYGILWDCYSLTRFGDPRAYANLNQFNLYDANGKPGTLSALYYANGDTIKPMLVRSEASVDYENLTTITNFPDKFPFYNSKIVWKGKIEPKESGIFKFSLYYAGYTKVYVDNKEVVAERWRTAWNPNTYKFDMKLEKGKKYDIRLEWKPDGGKSYISLKALSPVAPKEQGRLSLWSEMANQIDYYFIQGANADEVVKGYRALTGKAPIMPKWAMGFWQSRERYKTADEILGVIKEYRKRSIPLDNIVLDWSYWPENAWGSHEFEKSRFPDPKQMIDDVHGLNAHIMISVWPKFYATTQHYKEFDSKGWMYKQAIKDSILDWIGNGYLGSFYDAYNADARKLFWNQMNEHIYSKGMDAWWMDASEPDILSNSSIEYRKKLMTPTALGSSTQYFNTYALMNAMAIYNGQRSVDANKRVFLLTRSGFAGLQKYSTAVWSGDIGTRWEDMKAQISAGLNFAIAGIPYWTMDIGGFCVEHRYEVAKEGSEDLEEWRELNTRWLQFGAFCPLFRVHGQYPYREIYNLAPETHPAYQSMVYYDKLRYRLMPYIYTLAGKTFFDDYTIMRALVMDYASDHNVLTISDQYMFGSALMVCPVYKYKQRERSVYFPSGNGWYDFYTGTFTDGGQTKAVAAPYGLMPLFAKEGSIIPVGPAVQYAAEKSSEPITLMVYTGKDATFRLYNDDGTSYGYQNGHFSTIDISYNEKDKTLTIGNRQGEYPEMQKNIRFNIVWVGKQTPKTIESPADEQIEYDGNKVVVLVK; this is encoded by the coding sequence ATGAGAAGACTAATTTTTTCGCTAGCTGTTTTACTACCAGTTGTCACGCTCGGATTTCAGGGCACAAAGAGCAGTGATGGCGTGACTGTAATGCTGAAGAAGAAAGGGGAGCATGGCGTAAGGCAGATTAGGCTAAAGGTGTATGCCGACAATATCATAAGGGTAACGGCCACCCCCGATGCTGCATTTAATGCTACTCCAAGCCTAATAGTTGATGAATCGGCAAGGGCAACAGCTCCTTTTTCCGTAAAGGAGGATAAGGCTTCGGTGCTTCTACAAACCGCTAAGCTAACCGCAAGTGTAGCCAAGGCAACAGGGGCGGTTACCTTCTTCGATGCAAAGGGTAAGGTGCTACTACAGGAAAAGGTCGGAGGTGAAAAGTCATTCGCCCCCATTACCGTAGAGAATACCAACGGGTACACCATTCGTCAGGTATTCGAATCGCCCGCCGACGAGGCGTTTTATGGCCTTGGCCAGCATCAATCCGATGAGTTCAACTATAAGGGGAAAAACGAGACGCTGTTCCAGTACAATACAAAAGTATCCAACCCAGTTGTTCAATCGAACAAGGGGTACGGTATCCTTTGGGATTGCTATTCGCTCACCAGATTTGGGGATCCCCGCGCGTATGCGAACCTAAACCAGTTTAATCTCTACGATGCTAATGGCAAGCCAGGTACTTTATCTGCGCTATACTATGCCAATGGCGATACCATCAAGCCCATGCTCGTGCGTAGCGAGGCTTCCGTAGACTACGAGAACCTTACGACAATCACCAATTTTCCCGATAAGTTTCCATTCTACAACTCGAAGATTGTATGGAAAGGGAAGATTGAACCTAAGGAATCTGGAATCTTCAAGTTCAGCCTTTACTACGCTGGTTACACCAAGGTTTACGTGGATAACAAGGAGGTGGTTGCCGAACGTTGGAGAACCGCCTGGAATCCGAACACCTACAAGTTCGACATGAAGCTCGAGAAGGGGAAGAAGTACGATATCCGCCTAGAGTGGAAACCCGATGGAGGAAAGTCCTACATAAGCCTTAAGGCGCTCAGCCCAGTTGCTCCCAAAGAGCAGGGCAGGCTGTCGCTGTGGTCCGAAATGGCCAATCAGATCGACTACTACTTTATACAAGGGGCAAATGCCGATGAGGTGGTAAAAGGGTACCGTGCGCTAACTGGTAAGGCTCCCATCATGCCCAAGTGGGCCATGGGCTTCTGGCAGAGCCGCGAGCGGTACAAAACCGCCGACGAGATTCTTGGGGTTATAAAGGAGTACCGCAAGCGGAGCATCCCATTGGATAATATTGTGCTCGACTGGTCGTACTGGCCCGAAAATGCCTGGGGAAGCCACGAATTCGAAAAAAGCCGCTTCCCTGATCCCAAGCAGATGATAGATGATGTGCATGGCTTGAACGCCCATATCATGATATCGGTTTGGCCAAAGTTCTATGCCACCACCCAGCATTACAAAGAGTTTGACAGCAAGGGGTGGATGTACAAGCAGGCCATAAAGGATAGCATCCTCGACTGGATTGGCAACGGCTACCTTGGTTCTTTTTACGATGCCTACAATGCCGATGCCCGTAAGTTATTCTGGAATCAGATGAACGAGCACATCTACTCGAAGGGCATGGATGCTTGGTGGATGGACGCCTCGGAACCCGATATTCTTTCGAACTCCAGCATCGAGTACCGCAAGAAACTCATGACCCCAACAGCCTTAGGTTCTTCAACCCAGTACTTCAACACCTACGCCTTGATGAATGCGATGGCAATCTATAATGGACAGCGCTCGGTTGATGCCAATAAGCGTGTTTTCCTGCTTACCCGTTCCGGATTTGCTGGGCTGCAGAAGTACTCAACAGCGGTGTGGAGTGGCGATATTGGCACCCGTTGGGAGGATATGAAGGCGCAGATCTCAGCAGGCCTAAACTTTGCCATTGCTGGTATTCCTTACTGGACTATGGATATCGGCGGATTCTGCGTCGAGCATCGCTACGAGGTGGCCAAAGAGGGAAGCGAAGATTTGGAGGAGTGGCGCGAGCTCAACACCCGATGGTTGCAGTTTGGTGCATTCTGCCCTCTATTCCGCGTGCATGGTCAGTATCCTTACCGCGAAATCTACAACCTCGCGCCAGAAACGCATCCAGCCTATCAGAGCATGGTTTATTATGATAAGCTTCGCTACCGCCTAATGCCGTACATCTATACGCTAGCTGGCAAAACCTTTTTCGATGATTACACTATAATGCGTGCGCTTGTTATGGATTACGCCAGCGACCACAATGTGCTTACCATTTCCGATCAGTACATGTTTGGTTCGGCGCTCATGGTTTGCCCGGTGTATAAGTATAAGCAGCGCGAGCGTAGTGTTTACTTCCCTTCGGGGAATGGCTGGTACGATTTCTATACCGGAACCTTCACCGATGGAGGACAAACCAAAGCGGTTGCAGCACCTTACGGTCTGATGCCTCTATTTGCAAAGGAGGGGTCGATAATTCCTGTAGGTCCTGCTGTTCAATATGCTGCTGAGAAGTCAAGCGAACCAATAACCTTGATGGTTTATACGGGTAAGGACGCAACCTTTAGGCTGTACAACGACGATGGAACCTCGTATGGCTATCAAAACGGACACTTCTCCACTATAGACATAAGCTACAACGAGAAAGATAAAACCCTAACAATTGGCAATCGACAAGGCGAATACCCTGAAATGCAGAAGAACATTCGCTTTAACATCGTTTGGGTTGGTAAACAAACACCTAAAACAATAGAATCTCCTGCCGATGAGCAGATAGAATATGATGGCAACAAGGTTGTCGTCCTTGTAAAATAA
- a CDS encoding TonB-dependent receptor yields the protein MKRPNKTEPCRYCLLNVRLVLAAVMFSILMLGASDLYAQAKKVDGVVVSAADNSPLPGVSVLVKGTTNGAVTNIDGRFSISVAIGQELVFSFIGYEGQIVKYNGQPIKVVLKDNAQAIDEVVVVGYGVQKKKLSTGATVQVKGDQIQKMSTVSPLNALKTQTPGVNIVKNSGEPGAGFKVNIRGIGTIGNSQPLYVVDGVVLGNIDYLDPSSIESIDILKDAASAAIYGSRAANGVVLVTTKQGKSGKVSLSYDGYYGVQNLYKRLPMLDAKQYAMIQNEAAVNSNLKPYDFASMMDAGDWDRIQNGTWSGTNWLKELENKNAPIQSHSVSITGGGDQSVFSSGFTYSSQDGIFGTPVPSHYERYSFRLNSEHTIYKVNGRDVVKVGENLNYSKSENHVIATGNMWYNDINQAIRVNPFLPLYARDANGNDIVGTYHKSIPFTSNQANPIGLMYYGHGLNLSKNYSINSNAYITVQPIKGLTYRGSFSYNQNSNSYRSYVPTYELSPSAQRTSDGTTQNMGMGYNWSMEHTLSYATKINDVHSINAVVGTSAEKSGIGEDLSVSNDNSIFDDYKHAYIDNAKVASTATIGGKPYAPNRIISYFGRANYDYKETYMLSMIVRADASSNFAKGNRWGYFPSASAGWVITNESFMNSLKGTLDFLKLRASWGRNGNANIPAFQYLSLISFNAPSAPSNYYFGDTKSTPSLGAYPGNLATSDLSWETSEQLDLGFDARLLSNRLGISFDLYKKKTIDWLLAAPVLASWGIDENSAPYINGGDIENKGFELSLNWNDRLGDFKYGVSANLSYNKNEVTRIANSQGIIAASNVKLWGNGTYIARAEVGKPVGYFWGYETKGIFQNAQQILDYKNADGKVIQPSAEPGDVIFVDKDGNGVIDDKDKTNLGDGNPDALYAINFNCEYKGFDFSVSANGVAGNQIARQFHSAGSPEDNYTTDVLNRWHGEGTSNRIPRVLSGSSINLMNTSDLDIENGDYLRINNVTFGYNFKNLLKKLPFQQIRLYATVQNLYTFTKYSGMDPEIGTSSDDTAYGWVRGVDIGFYPTPRTFLIGASIKF from the coding sequence ATGAAAAGACCAAACAAAACAGAACCTTGTAGGTACTGTCTGCTGAATGTCAGGTTAGTTCTGGCGGCAGTAATGTTTAGTATTCTTATGCTAGGTGCATCCGATTTGTATGCCCAAGCAAAAAAGGTAGATGGGGTAGTTGTATCTGCTGCAGATAACAGTCCATTGCCTGGCGTTAGCGTATTGGTTAAGGGAACAACGAATGGTGCCGTTACTAATATTGATGGTAGATTCTCAATTTCTGTGGCTATCGGGCAGGAACTGGTATTCTCTTTTATTGGCTACGAAGGCCAGATAGTTAAGTACAACGGACAACCAATCAAAGTTGTGCTTAAAGATAATGCACAGGCAATTGACGAAGTTGTGGTGGTCGGTTATGGAGTTCAAAAAAAGAAGCTTTCTACGGGAGCAACTGTGCAGGTAAAAGGAGACCAAATCCAAAAGATGAGTACGGTATCACCCCTAAATGCACTGAAAACCCAAACTCCAGGTGTGAACATTGTCAAAAATTCAGGAGAACCAGGAGCCGGCTTTAAGGTGAATATTCGTGGTATAGGAACAATTGGAAACTCTCAACCCTTGTATGTTGTAGATGGAGTAGTGCTTGGTAATATCGACTATCTCGATCCTTCAAGCATTGAATCAATAGATATTCTAAAGGATGCCGCCTCTGCTGCAATTTATGGCTCTCGTGCTGCAAATGGTGTTGTACTCGTAACCACAAAGCAGGGTAAGTCTGGCAAGGTATCTCTTTCGTACGATGGTTATTATGGAGTACAAAATTTGTACAAGCGTCTTCCAATGCTAGATGCTAAACAGTATGCGATGATTCAGAACGAGGCAGCGGTTAACTCGAATCTAAAACCATATGATTTTGCTTCGATGATGGATGCTGGAGATTGGGATAGAATACAGAACGGGACTTGGAGTGGAACGAATTGGCTTAAGGAATTGGAGAATAAGAATGCTCCAATTCAAAGCCATTCTGTAAGCATTACAGGAGGAGGAGACCAATCTGTCTTTTCGTCAGGGTTTACCTATTCTTCTCAGGATGGTATTTTTGGAACACCTGTACCTTCGCATTATGAGCGTTACAGTTTTAGGTTAAATTCGGAACATACCATTTATAAGGTTAATGGACGGGATGTGGTTAAAGTTGGGGAAAATTTGAACTATTCTAAGTCAGAGAATCATGTTATTGCAACTGGTAACATGTGGTACAACGACATTAATCAGGCTATCCGTGTTAATCCATTTCTACCTCTGTATGCTCGTGATGCAAATGGAAATGATATTGTTGGAACCTATCATAAATCTATTCCATTTACATCTAACCAAGCGAATCCAATTGGTTTGATGTACTATGGTCACGGTTTAAATCTTTCGAAAAATTATAGCATAAATAGCAACGCGTATATTACGGTCCAACCAATTAAGGGGCTAACCTATCGTGGCAGTTTTAGCTACAATCAAAATTCTAATTCTTATCGCAGCTACGTACCTACATACGAGTTAAGTCCTAGTGCCCAAAGAACCTCTGATGGAACTACACAGAATATGGGAATGGGCTACAACTGGAGTATGGAACATACGCTGTCTTATGCCACTAAGATTAATGATGTGCATAGTATAAATGCGGTAGTTGGTACTTCGGCTGAAAAGAGCGGTATTGGTGAAGATCTTTCTGTATCAAATGATAACAGCATTTTTGATGATTACAAACATGCCTATATTGATAATGCAAAGGTTGCAAGTACCGCAACAATAGGGGGAAAACCTTATGCACCAAATAGAATAATATCCTACTTTGGTAGAGCCAACTACGACTATAAGGAAACCTATATGTTGTCGATGATAGTTAGAGCAGACGCATCGTCAAACTTTGCAAAGGGCAATCGTTGGGGGTATTTTCCATCTGCTTCTGCAGGTTGGGTGATTACCAACGAATCGTTTATGAATTCCTTAAAAGGTACTCTCGATTTCTTAAAATTGCGCGCAAGTTGGGGACGCAACGGTAACGCTAATATTCCAGCTTTTCAATATCTTTCATTAATTAGTTTTAATGCACCATCCGCACCATCTAACTACTATTTTGGTGATACCAAGAGTACCCCATCGTTAGGTGCGTATCCAGGGAACCTTGCTACTTCCGATTTGTCTTGGGAAACCTCGGAGCAATTGGATTTAGGTTTTGATGCTCGTCTTTTATCAAACCGATTAGGTATTTCTTTTGACTTATATAAAAAGAAAACAATTGATTGGCTTCTAGCGGCACCTGTTCTTGCTAGTTGGGGTATCGATGAAAATTCAGCGCCTTATATTAATGGAGGAGACATCGAGAATAAAGGTTTTGAATTAAGCCTAAACTGGAACGATCGCCTCGGCGATTTTAAGTATGGTGTTTCAGCAAATCTTTCTTACAATAAGAATGAGGTAACACGTATTGCCAATAGTCAAGGTATAATTGCGGCATCAAATGTCAAGCTATGGGGTAATGGAACCTATATTGCAAGAGCTGAGGTTGGCAAACCTGTTGGCTACTTTTGGGGATACGAAACCAAAGGTATTTTTCAAAATGCTCAGCAAATTTTAGACTACAAAAATGCGGATGGTAAGGTCATTCAACCCTCTGCTGAGCCTGGTGATGTTATTTTTGTGGATAAAGATGGCAATGGTGTTATCGACGATAAGGATAAAACTAATCTAGGTGATGGTAATCCTGATGCGCTTTATGCCATTAACTTTAACTGTGAGTATAAAGGTTTCGACTTTTCTGTATCTGCCAATGGGGTTGCAGGTAACCAGATTGCTCGTCAGTTTCATAGTGCTGGAAGCCCAGAAGATAACTATACTACCGATGTTTTAAATCGGTGGCATGGAGAGGGAACCTCTAACAGAATACCCAGAGTACTAAGTGGGTCTAGCATCAATCTAATGAACACATCTGATTTGGATATTGAGAATGGAGATTACCTAAGAATTAACAATGTAACCTTTGGTTACAACTTCAAGAACTTGTTAAAGAAACTTCCATTTCAACAAATCAGGCTATATGCTACTGTTCAAAACCTGTATACCTTTACTAAATATTCAGGTATGGATCCAGAAATTGGAACCAGTTCTGACGATACAGCATATGGATGGGTTCGTGGTGTTGATATAGGTTTTTACCCAACACCTCGTACATTCCTAATTGGTGCAAGTATTAAATTCTAA
- a CDS encoding RagB/SusD family nutrient uptake outer membrane protein — protein MKQIYLLALCALFFVGCSQSFLDTEELTKKTGSNFPGTEEEANQALVGAYSILPSFAGTDNILLISELMSDDRFGGGGQNDREPQAMNVFRVTNDNQYNSCWATYYKGIYRCNSLLSTIGNAKFTSEDSKKKIIGETSFLRAYFYFDLARLFGQVPLVLTAEPVNLPKATPEEIYGQIALDLKTAIEDLPAKPLTTENMGRATKWAAEGIMARMFLFYTGYYNKTEIALPGGGTITKQNVIDWVDDCIAHSGHSLVGDFRNQWPYSIAQDSYGYAKANKLVWVGETGANKENIFQINFNFIKSSVWGEKNYYCNKINLFFGLRNAEAQIPFGHGWGMGPVNPKFYEEWPNDDIRKQGSIWKVDDTSEGTDTFVWGADMMWQETGYIAKKYIPINVLNGGKKQNYSVKLYGADDDFSLNNTQNVVVLRLADVMLMGAELGSKYAQKYFDDVRGRVGLTSVPVNLDNIMKERRYELAFEGIRYFDMLRWYGKEAGVQLKKNMTGAKIFNMKVPSTINADRNNGYFDQIDARVKATGGFLMIPNNQIQLSKGVLVQNPGYTNSSDYIF, from the coding sequence ATGAAACAGATATATTTATTAGCACTTTGTGCGCTCTTTTTTGTAGGATGTAGTCAGAGTTTTCTGGATACTGAAGAGTTAACAAAGAAAACAGGGTCAAACTTCCCAGGAACAGAAGAAGAAGCCAATCAAGCATTGGTAGGAGCCTATAGCATACTGCCTTCTTTTGCAGGTACCGATAACATTTTGCTTATTTCGGAATTGATGTCAGATGATCGTTTTGGTGGTGGTGGACAAAATGACAGAGAACCTCAAGCGATGAATGTTTTTCGTGTAACCAATGATAATCAATACAACAGTTGTTGGGCAACTTATTACAAGGGGATATATCGTTGTAATTCGCTGTTAAGTACTATCGGAAATGCTAAGTTTACGAGTGAGGATAGTAAAAAGAAAATTATTGGAGAAACCAGTTTCTTACGTGCTTACTTCTACTTCGACTTAGCTCGTTTGTTTGGTCAGGTTCCATTAGTACTTACTGCCGAACCTGTAAACTTACCCAAGGCTACACCAGAGGAAATCTATGGTCAAATAGCGTTAGATTTAAAAACGGCAATAGAAGATCTTCCTGCAAAGCCATTAACTACCGAAAATATGGGGCGTGCAACAAAGTGGGCTGCAGAAGGTATAATGGCTAGAATGTTTCTTTTCTACACTGGATACTATAATAAAACAGAAATTGCTTTACCTGGAGGAGGTACTATTACCAAGCAAAATGTTATCGACTGGGTAGACGATTGTATTGCCCATAGCGGACATTCGTTGGTTGGCGATTTTAGAAATCAGTGGCCATATTCTATTGCTCAAGATTCGTATGGTTATGCAAAGGCCAATAAGTTGGTATGGGTTGGCGAAACAGGTGCAAATAAGGAAAATATATTCCAAATAAACTTCAACTTTATTAAATCTAGTGTTTGGGGCGAGAAGAATTACTATTGTAACAAGATTAACCTCTTCTTTGGTCTTAGAAATGCAGAAGCTCAAATTCCTTTTGGGCATGGTTGGGGCATGGGGCCTGTTAACCCTAAGTTTTATGAAGAGTGGCCTAATGACGACATTAGAAAACAAGGGTCTATCTGGAAGGTTGATGATACCTCTGAAGGTACTGACACCTTTGTTTGGGGTGCGGATATGATGTGGCAGGAAACGGGCTATATTGCTAAAAAATATATTCCAATTAATGTCCTTAATGGTGGGAAAAAGCAGAACTATAGCGTTAAATTATATGGGGCTGACGACGATTTCTCATTGAATAATACTCAAAATGTCGTTGTTCTCCGTTTAGCTGATGTAATGTTAATGGGTGCAGAATTGGGAAGTAAATATGCCCAAAAGTATTTTGACGATGTTCGTGGTCGAGTAGGACTGACTTCAGTTCCTGTAAATTTGGATAACATTATGAAGGAGCGTCGTTACGAACTTGCTTTTGAAGGTATTCGCTATTTTGATATGCTACGTTGGTATGGTAAAGAGGCTGGCGTTCAGCTTAAGAAGAATATGACTGGGGCTAAAATATTTAATATGAAGGTTCCAAGTACCATTAATGCTGATCGTAATAATGGTTATTTCGATCAGATCGATGCGAGAGTTAAAGCAACTGGTGGTTTTCTTATGATTCCAAACAATCAAATTCAACTTTCAAAAGGAGTTTTGGTACAGAATCCTGGTTATACAAACTCTTCCGATTACATTTTCTAA